One window of the Arthrobacter sp. D5-1 genome contains the following:
- a CDS encoding DUF1349 domain-containing protein — MIPEIPGLPQMEWTSSPGHVSYDEAEGTLTLTAAPGVDWTNDSLGGEPQHAATALGFRAPAAFSLSARVLVASPRTTFDAGVLTLWADSDHWAKLCFEYSPQGEAMVVSVVTNGYSDDSNGPLVTAPWIYLRVSRVGPAWAFHSSADGREWSFVRLFRLDSDKPVHVGFMSQAPMGESCEARFDAIEWTEEPPADLRDGS; from the coding sequence TTGATCCCCGAAATACCAGGACTGCCGCAGATGGAGTGGACGTCTTCGCCTGGACACGTGAGCTACGACGAGGCGGAGGGGACGCTGACGCTCACGGCAGCTCCCGGCGTCGATTGGACCAACGATTCCCTGGGCGGGGAGCCGCAGCATGCGGCCACGGCGCTGGGCTTCAGGGCGCCGGCGGCTTTCTCGCTCTCGGCCCGGGTTCTGGTGGCCTCGCCCAGGACAACGTTCGACGCCGGCGTGTTGACGTTGTGGGCGGACAGCGATCACTGGGCCAAGCTCTGCTTCGAGTACTCGCCGCAAGGGGAAGCCATGGTGGTCAGCGTGGTCACCAACGGATATTCCGACGATTCCAACGGCCCGCTGGTTACGGCGCCTTGGATCTATTTGCGGGTCAGCAGGGTTGGTCCAGCGTGGGCGTTCCACTCATCAGCCGATGGCAGGGAATGGTCCTTTGTCCGCCTGTTCAGGTTGGATTCGGACAAACCCGTGCACGTCGGGTTCATGTCGCAGGCGCCCATGGGAGAGAGCTGCGAGGCGCGTTTTGACGCCATCGAATGGACGGAAGAACCTCCGGCAGATTTGCGCGACGGAAGTTAG
- a CDS encoding DUF5107 domain-containing protein: protein MDTTTSSNLTVTTISLTMAELGPLNPLPVVAAELDQPYTVGEGVSEELQASARYGVVPNIYPYLMQDGYSREAAPREVPAVVLENSKLKVTVLPSLGGRIWELFDKATGKQLLHTHDAPQLANIALRKAWFAGGLEWNIGTRGHSPTSCDPLHTAIVHTPDGKHILRMWEFERLREVVFHVDVWLPEDSAVLFAAVRLRNPNDFDVPMYWWSNAAIPETDRTRVIAPADEAYGSDYTTDITRVRPTAHEGYDGTWLVNSPHAADFFFDIDPSERRWVVAADDDGDGLAMLSTDLLRGKKLFVWGQGQGGKRWQEWLSPGAGPYAEIQAGLAQTQFEHLVMPAGAEWAWVEAYGNGHLDPDASHGTDWDAAVAHAGERLEQLLPHDVLEAMLPAAIADANVPPSTMLLRGSGWGVVERARRLKTGRAWIDETGTPFMDESVTGEQEPWLGLLQGKAFDGAPSFVTGADWEELLARQDSPGAKLHLATMRHARQDLEGAKAAYSEVLATDATPGTKALAHRGLGLALLAGGQDTEGLAELRNGVDSDPSNAALLTEAVTLSIRHGDPAMALELSASAPKEGTGVGRLRFLRALALARTRNSGEAAAILREGVEIPDLREGEDAIAALWEEVCPDQPVPAPYQFGMH from the coding sequence GTGGACACCACCACCAGCTCGAACCTCACCGTCACCACCATTTCCCTGACCATGGCCGAGCTCGGTCCGCTCAACCCGTTGCCCGTGGTAGCCGCCGAGCTTGACCAGCCCTACACCGTGGGCGAAGGAGTATCGGAGGAACTCCAAGCGTCGGCCCGCTACGGTGTGGTGCCCAACATTTACCCGTATCTCATGCAGGACGGGTACAGTCGCGAGGCGGCACCCCGGGAGGTTCCCGCCGTCGTGCTGGAAAACAGCAAGCTGAAGGTGACGGTCCTCCCGTCCTTGGGCGGCCGCATCTGGGAACTCTTCGACAAAGCGACCGGCAAGCAACTCCTCCACACCCACGATGCGCCGCAGCTGGCCAACATCGCGCTGCGCAAGGCATGGTTCGCGGGCGGGCTGGAATGGAACATCGGCACCCGCGGCCATTCGCCCACCAGTTGCGATCCGCTGCACACGGCGATCGTGCACACCCCGGACGGAAAACATATCCTGCGCATGTGGGAGTTCGAACGGCTGCGGGAAGTGGTGTTCCACGTGGACGTGTGGTTGCCGGAGGACTCAGCCGTTCTGTTCGCCGCTGTCAGGCTGCGGAACCCCAATGACTTTGACGTCCCCATGTATTGGTGGAGCAACGCCGCCATCCCGGAAACGGACCGCACCCGCGTGATCGCGCCGGCGGACGAGGCCTACGGCAGCGACTACACCACGGACATCACCCGCGTCCGACCCACCGCTCACGAAGGCTATGACGGCACGTGGCTGGTCAACAGTCCGCACGCGGCTGACTTTTTCTTCGACATCGACCCCTCCGAGCGGCGTTGGGTTGTGGCCGCAGACGACGACGGCGATGGGCTGGCGATGCTGTCAACGGACCTCCTGAGGGGAAAGAAGCTCTTCGTGTGGGGCCAGGGCCAAGGCGGGAAACGGTGGCAGGAGTGGTTAAGCCCCGGTGCCGGGCCCTATGCCGAGATCCAGGCTGGGTTGGCCCAGACGCAGTTTGAACACCTGGTGATGCCAGCCGGCGCGGAGTGGGCGTGGGTAGAGGCGTACGGGAACGGGCATCTGGATCCGGACGCGTCGCATGGCACCGACTGGGACGCCGCGGTGGCACACGCCGGCGAACGTTTGGAGCAGCTTCTGCCGCACGACGTACTCGAAGCGATGCTGCCCGCAGCCATTGCCGACGCCAACGTCCCACCGTCGACAATGCTGCTGCGCGGCAGCGGGTGGGGCGTGGTGGAGCGTGCGCGCCGCCTGAAAACAGGCAGGGCGTGGATCGATGAGACCGGAACCCCATTCATGGATGAGAGCGTCACAGGGGAGCAGGAGCCCTGGCTTGGGCTACTGCAAGGAAAAGCGTTCGACGGCGCGCCCAGCTTCGTCACCGGGGCGGACTGGGAGGAGTTGCTGGCACGGCAGGACAGCCCTGGCGCGAAACTGCATCTGGCCACCATGAGGCACGCCCGGCAGGACCTGGAGGGTGCGAAGGCTGCCTACAGCGAGGTGCTGGCCACGGACGCCACGCCGGGGACAAAGGCGCTCGCACATCGTGGGCTGGGATTGGCGCTGCTAGCCGGCGGCCAGGACACGGAAGGGCTCGCCGAGCTCAGGAACGGAGTGGACAGCGACCCTTCAAACGCAGCCTTGCTGACCGAAGCCGTCACCCTCAGCATCCGGCACGGTGACCCGGCCATGGCGCTGGAACTGAGTGCATCGGCGCCCAAGGAGGGGACCGGCGTCGGACGTTTGCGGTTCCTGAGGGCCTTGGCGCTTGCACGAACCAGAAATTCGGGGGAGGCGGCCGCGATCCTGCGTGAGGGCGTGGAGATTCCGGACCTACGTGAAGGTGAAGACGCCATCGCGGCCCTGTGGGAAGAAGTCTGCCCGGACCAGCCTGTTCCGGCTCCTTACCAATTCGGGATGCACTGA